TCTCTTCTTCGAAACTGGGGCCATCGGCAATCACCCGGCCAATACAGTTGCCAGCCTCAATAATATTGTCGCTATACCAGATGTCGTCGGTGAGTTTTTCTTTGGTGGTAAAAGCCCAGTCGTTGGCAAAGGTTTCCTGTAGATAGTTGACCAAATAGCCTCGCACCAGAAAATGTAAATCAATGACGCCACCGTCGCCGTATTTTTCCGGCCAATACAGTTGGCTGATATTTAAGCCACCGGTAAAGGCTGTTTCGCCATCGACAATCAGCAGTTTTCGGTGGTTTCTGAGGTTTGAAAATTGCGTCTTGATCAGCACGCGCATAAATACCTTGGCCGGTATTTTGTGTTTTCTTAATGTCTTGATAACGGTGTTACGGCTTTTGTGTGAGCCAACGGCATCGATTAGTACGCGGACTTCAATACCTCGATTTTTGGCGGCGATCAACGCCTGACAAAATGCCATGCCGGTGTCGTCATCATTGAAAATATAACTGAATAAACTGATGGATTTTTTTGCTTGAGCGATGGCGGCCAACATTTGAGGGTAGGCTTGATCGCCGCTGTTGAGGATGTCTATCTGACAATAGTGCTCAGCGGAGTAACCCAGATTTTTCCCGGTGGTGCTGATTGCCAGCCATTTACTGTCGCGCTTTATACCGGAGTTTTTAGCGGTGATAGTGTTTAAATCGATTTTTGTTTCAGTGAGACGAAAATCCCCTTTGCGAAATTTTCGGCTGAGGCGATTGACCCCTAAACAAACATAGAGAATAGAGCCGACTAAGGGGAAAATAACCAAGACACCGCGCCAGCCGAGGAATAAATACATCAGCGCCGATAGGCTGGGTGCCAGCAAGATAAAGGTGAGCCAACCGAAGGCGGAATAAGAATTACGCTTATAGATAACCGCATGAACGCTGGTCATCAAACAGAACGTCGCCACGGCGCTGAGTAGTAATAATTTCTCGAACGAAAAAACAAACTGGCTCTCTGCAAACATAGTAAACCCTGTGATTAATCGAGGCGTTGCTTAAAGCGAAGCAATGCCAATAACATGGTGACGATAAAGAAACCGACTAAGAACATCATATCACTGTGGATATCACTCAGTTCTGCTCCGCGTAAGATGACGGCGCGAATGATGCGCATAAAATGGGTCATCGGTAGTATTTCTGCCAGCCATTGGGCCACCTTCGGCATAGCGACGAAGGGAAACATAAAGCCGGAGAGTAGCAGTGAGGGTAAAAAGAAAAAGATAAACATCTGCATCGCCGCCAGTTGATTCTTCGCCAGTGTCGACAGCAGTAAACCAAAACCGAGGTTGGCAAAGATAAACACGGTACAGACCAAGAGTATCAGCGACAGGCTGCCAACAATGGGGACATCGAACAACTGTTGCCCGAGCAGCAATATTATCAGCGTTTGAATCAAGCCAATAATGACATAGGGAATGAGCTTGCCGGTCATCAATTCGACCGTTTTAACCGGTGTGGCGATCAGTAGTTCCATATTGCCGCGTTCCCGCTCTCTGACGATGGCGATGGAGGTGAACATGGTCATGGTCATGGTGAGAATAACGCCGAGTAATCCGGGTACGGTAAAGAGTTCGGAACGCTGTTCGGGGTTGTACAGTAGTTGCACCGAGATTAACGGGTTTAACTCGGCTAACGAGATCACTGCCCCCGGTTGAAACGGCATCGAACCAAGTGATTTTAACGCGCCAGCCAAGACCGTATCGGAGCCATCGACTACCAGCTGTGCTACGGGCTCACCGGTACCACTGTAGAGTCTTTGCTCGGCGTCGCGGGGGATGAATAAACCGGCGGCGGAGGAGCCGTTGCGAATGCTCTCCATCATTTCTTCTGGGGTGTTCATCTGTTGTTTGACCACGACCACCTGGGTGGCCTGAATATCCATAATCAGCTGGCGTGAAAAACTATTCTCGGCCTGGTCGACGACGGTGATCGGCACATCGCGAATATTGGTATTGATGGTATAGCCAAACAATAACAGCTGGATCAATGGGATCATGATGACCATACCAAAGGTTAAACGGTCGCGTCGCAACTGAATAAATTCTTTTTGGCAGACGGCCCATATTCGCCACAGTGAAGCGCTCATCCGTCACCTCGCGTAGCGATAACAAAAACATCTTCCATCGAGGCCGGTATTGAGTCGACACGATAGTCGTTGCCGATTAATGCCTGTACATCGCAGGCGTCCATAGTGGATTGCTTATCGACCAGCAGGCGCAGGTCGAGGCCTACCTGAGTGACGGCATCGATATCGTCATGGGCTAATAATAGCGGCCGTAGGCCTGGGGTATTGTCGCCCTTGATCAAATATACTGCGGCATTGATATTGTGTTTCAGTGTTTGCGTGTCGCCGTCGGCGACCATCTTACCGTTATCCATAATGGTGAGATAATGGCAGCGTTCGGCCTCGTCCATCAGGTGGGTCGACACTAATACGGTGGTGCCTTGATCGGCTAGCTGAAACAGGATCTCCCACATCTCACGTCGAGTGTTAGGGTCAACCTCGGAGGTTGGCTCATCGAGGATGAGTAATTTGGGGGATTTTAAAATAGCAGCGGCGAGGGCCAGTCGACGTTTCTGACCACCGCTCATCGGGCCGACAATGGCGTGGCGAAATTCTAGCAGGCGAAAGGTGGCTAACACCTCGTCGATACGCTGTTGCAGTTGTTTTTTATCGATGCCGTTGACCCGGCCTAAAAACTGCAAGTTTTCACTGATCGTCATGTCTTCATAGAGCGAGAAGCGCTGGGTCATATAGCCCACCTGCAGGCGAACTTGCTCAGCGTCTTTGGGTACGGCCATGCCGAGTACTTTAACGCGACCTTCGGTGGGCGTTAACAGGCCACACATCATGCGAATAGCCGTGGTCTTGCCCGAGCCATTGGGGCCGAGAAAGCCGTAGACATAACCGCGAGGAATCTTCATCGTTAGATTGTCGACGGCGGTAAAGTCGCCAAACTTTTTGCTCAGGTTTTCAACCTCGATGACATATTCTGGGCTGGCGGCCACACTCATGGCTTAACCATTTGCAGTGGTATACCGACAGGCAGAGTTTGGGCATCGCTATCCAGCAGGTCGATCTCGGCGATATAGGATAAGCGCGCTCGATTATCTTCAGCCATGGCGTAATAAGGGGTGAAGGATGCCTGGGAGGCAATATAGCGAATGCGACCGTTTAGCGTGGTCTCTCGGCCATCAATCTTAATGCTGACCTCATCGCCGATGGCGACCTGGCTGAGCCAGGGCTCGGGCAGATAGACTCTAGCCCATGGGGTATCGCCGGCCAGCAAGGTAGAGATGATGGCCGAGGTAGGTGGCTTATCGCCTAACTTAAATGGCAGGCTATCGAGTCTGCCGGCGCGTTCGGCGGTGACGATATAGCGGCTCAGTAATAGTTTTCCGTAGCGTAGGGCGGCGTCGGCGGCGGTCAGTTGCGCCTGTGCTTGCTCGATTTCTTCTGTGCGGTAGCCGGCTCTTAACGCATGCAGTTCTTCGCTGGCTTTTTTCTCGTTGGCGACACTGCTCTGGTAGCGGTTGTCAGCACTGTCGACATCGTTTTGGCTGTTGAGATTCTTGGCTCGCAGTTCCAGTTGCCGTTGGTAGGTTCTGTCTTTGGTGACGCGGTCGCTGGTGGCAGCATTGAGGGCGGCCTCAGCGGCGGTTACCCGCTCAGTACGATAACCCGCTCGTAGCTTTTCTAGCTGCCATTGGGCGACGCTAACATTGGCCTCAAGCTGCGCCACTTTGGCTTGTTGCAACAGCGTGTCGAGTTTGAGTATTTGCTGGCCCTTCTCTAGCTGATCACCTTCGGCGGCATAGATTTCGACGATGGCTTCTGAGGCGATGGCGCGGGCATTGATTCGGTCCCATTCGAGGGTGCCGAGGGCCTGTGGCTGCTCATTTGAGCAGCCGACAATGGCCAGGGTGGTAACAGTGAGGAATAGATAGCGCAGCATCGGGGCATCCCTGTGGCGAGTAGCAGAATGTTTAATTATATAATAATAGCCGCAATACCAACCCAGAGCATTGAAAAACAATGAAAAAGCACGATTACATGATCATCGCCTAGGCAGCCTCGCCGAGAATACCGCGGCCAAGGCAATAAACAGTGCCGATACCCAGAGGCAGGCAACTAAACCGTATTGTTGAAATAGCCAACCTGACAACAGCGTGCCGATCAGTCGGCCCATGGCATTGGCCATATAGTAAAAACCGACGTCGAGGGAAACGGCGTCGCTGTTGGCATAGCTAACGATGAGGTAACTGTGCAGTGATGAGTTAATGGCAAAGACGACGCCGAAGAGTATTAAGCCCGCGAGCAAGCTTGTGAGGGGTGCAACATCGAGGGTTAAGGCGATGGCGATTGCCGCCGGTATCGCCGCTAAAATCAACGCCCAAGAAAGCGCCGTCTGCCCGTCGGCTGTCGCGCCTGTTGTGCGACTACCGGTAATACGGGGGGCGATGGACTGCACCAAGCCATAGGCGATAATCCACAGGGCGAGAAAGCTGCTGACCGACCAATGGCTCCAGCCAAATTCGCTGGCCAAGTATACCGGCAGGGCGATGACAAACCAGACATCGCGGGCGCCGAATAAAAAAAGCCGCGCCGCCGACAATAGATTAATTGCTCGGCTCTTGCTGAAGATATCTTTGAATTTAGGCTTGAAGCTCGATTTGCCCAAGTCCTTTTTCAAAAAAATAACACTGCTCAGCCATACCATCGTCAGTGCGATCAGCATCACTAAAATAGCGTCGTGGAAACCGATCAAGCTGAGTAGTGCGCCGCCGAGGAAGAAACCGAGGCCTTTTAAGCTATTTTTCGACCCGGTTAACAGCGCCACTAAGCGATAGAGTTTGTCCTGAGCGTTATCGTCAACGAGTAGTTTGACTGACGACTTTGCACTCATCTTATTCAAGTCCTTGGCAACACCGCTCAGCGCCTGCGCCGCCATAACCCACGCCACAGTGAGTTGTGCGCTTGGTACTAACAGCATGCTTAAGGCGGCTAATTGCAGGCCGAGACCAATATTCATCGTCCGGTTGAGGCCAATCCTAGCTCCCAGCCAACCGCCGACAAGATTGGTGACAACGCCGAAGAACTCATAAAAAACAAACAGCATGGCAATGGCGAGGGCGCCGTAACCGAGCTGATGAAAATGCAGCACAATCAGCATGCGCAGGGCGCCATCGGTCAGGGTAAACGCCCAATAATTACCGGTGACAATGAAGTATTGTCGCAGCGGTGATGCCACGGCAGGTGTTTTAGCTGAGATCATGTTGTCGATGTCATCGTGGTTACTTGGCCTGATCCATTTGGCCTACCATGCGAGCCAATTCGGCGGCGCGATTGGCGTAGCCCCACTCGTTGTCATACCAGACATAAAGCTTGAGCTGGGTATCGTTGATCACCATGGTCGACGGCGCATCGATGATGCAGGAACGCGGGTCGGTCTTATAGTCGATCGATACCAGCGGCTTGGTCTCGTAGCCTAGAATACCCTGCAATTCGTTGTTGGCTGCGTGTTCAAATAGCTGGTTAACCTGCTCGACACTGACCGGTTGTTCCATCTCGAAGACGCAGTCGGTCAGCGAGGCGTTGGCCAGCGGAATACGTACTGCATGGCCGTTGAGCCGGCCCTTGAGCTCGGGGAATATGTGGGTGATGGCGGTCGCCGAGCCGGTAGTGGTCGGGATCAGACTCATGCCGCAGGCACGGGCACGACGAAGGTCTTTGTGGGGGGCGTCGAGAATGGTCTGGGTGTTGGTAATGTCGTGAATAGTGGTCATCGAGCCGTGCTTAATACCGATGCTCTCATGCAACACCTTGACCACGGGGGCCAGGCAGTTGGTGGTGCAGGAGGCGGCGGTGACAATGCGGTGTTGGTTTTTATCGTATAGCGCATCGTTAATGCCTATGACAATGTTGAGCACACCGTCTTCTTTTACCGGTGCCGTGACGACAACACGTTTTACCCCTTGATCAAGATACGGCTGCAGCAGTGCCTTGGTTTTCATCACCCCCGAGGCCTCAATCACCACGTCGCAGTCGGACCAATCGCTGTCGTTAATCGCACGATTGGCGCTGTAGGCGATGCGTTGCCCGTCGACCACGATGGTGTCGCCCTCGGCCTCGGCCTGATGATGCCAGCGACCATGCACCGAGTCGAAGGTGATCAGGTGCGCCTGGGTGGCGGCATCGCCGGCGGGGTCGTTGATGTGGACCACCTCGATATCATCGTGGTCGAAGATGGCGCGGAAGGTGAGCTTACCCATGCGGCCAAAGCCGTTAATGCCTATTTTGATGGTCATATAATCCTCGGTGTCGGCGCTTAAGCTGACGGCTGAACGTTGCTTATTAATGAGTGTAATAATAGTCGATGACAGTTGTGCGTTTTCAACCGGCTGCGACGCTAACAGCAGTTGTTGGCCCGCTCCGGGCGACTGCCCATGGCTTCTAGGCGAGTGATGCTGGCGGATAAGTAATCGGCGTTGGCGGCGAGAGTGTCAGCCAATACGGCCCCGGCCCAGGGGGCGAGGCTGGGGTTGATGCGGTAAAACACCCACTGGCCCTGACGTCTGTCGGTGAGCAGCTCGGCCTTGCGCAGTTGGGCGAGGTGACGGGAGACCTTCGGTTGGCTGAGCATCAAGGCCGCGGTGAGTTCGCAGACGCAGATCTCGCCCTCGCGCTGGATTAACAGCAGGCTGGCGAGACGGGTATCGTCGGCGAGCAACTTATAAAACTGGACGGGATTCATCGATGGGCGACCTGTAAGAAACATACGAAAAATAGTATATATGTTTTTTCATATGTTTCAAGCGGGCGCTAATGCTTAAAGAGTAGCGAAGACTAATCTTTGAGCAGCATTGATACCAGCATATCGGCATGGGCCTCGACCATTGCTTCTTCCTGAGGGTCGACATTGAACAGCAGCTTGCACTCAGGGGCGAAGGAGAAAATAGTCGAGCTGGCACTGACCATGATGTAGTACCAGTTGATAAAGGCCAGCTCTTCGATGCCCTGAGTATCCATCACCAGTTTCTTAATGCCCTGTGTCGCCGGGCCAATATGACCTTTGATCAGATAGCGAATACGCCAGCTATCGTTGGTGGCCTCCTGGCTCATGATACGGCTGAGTATCGGGTTGTTGGCATGGAAGCGAACATAGTAGCGAATGAGAAAGCGGATGCTCTCGTAATCGGATAGGTCTTTGAGGATTTCTAAGCGCTGATCAAACTGGTGTCGCATATTGCCGAAGGTCTCGTCAACAGCACTCATCCACATGGTTTCCTTATCGCTGAAGTGGTAGGCGAGGATGCCCCGCTTCACATCGGCGCTATTTTCGATGTCTCGAATAGAGACGCCGTCAAAACCCTGTTCGGAGAATAAACGTGCCGCTGCTTCCAGCAACTTAGCGCGAGTGACCTCGGCGCGCTCTTGCGTGCGACGAGGGCTCTTTTTTAAAGCAGGTGCTTTGGCGGTTGAAGGCATATTTTGGCTTATCGGCTAAACAACAGAATGAAGAGTGCTGATTATAAAGCATCTCGCTTATAGAGAATACTGCTATTAAACTTGTTGACGTGCAAGTTTATTAGTAATATATTTTGTTCAGTAGCAAAATAAGTGTCGTCTATATTTGTGGTGATACATATTTAATGTCGTTGTAGAGTGATTTTGGCTCGGTCGTTGTTGGTTGATTACGACGAGTCTTATGTTGTAATTAACACTACTGCGCGGAATAACATAATAATAAAGCCCTGTTGGAGGGATTATCCTTGAGCATTAAAATGAAGATGAAACCATTAGCGCAGAGCGTTGCTGTTGCCACCCTGCTGATGTCTGGTGTTGCCGGTGCGGAGCAATTGCAATTAGAAGAAATTGTTGTCACCGCGACGAAACGTTCAACAAATTTGATGGAAACATCGGTGGCAATCAGTGCCTTCGATAGCAGCACTATCGAGGATTTGGGTATCAAGGATGCTCAGGATTTGGCGGTTAATACGCCATCGCTATCGGTGGCGCCGAGCCGTGTCAGTATCCGGGGTATTGGCCGGACTAACTTGGCGCTGGGCTCTGACCCCGGTGTTGGCCTTTATGTCGATGGTGTGTATAGCACTGAGACCGATATGTTTGGCGCCTCTAACTTCTTAGATGTCGAGCGTATCGAAGTGTTACGTGGCCCGCAGGGTACCTTATACGGTCGTAACTCCGTCGGTGGTGCCATCAACTTTATTAGTAAGACCCCCAACAGTGAAGAACTAGAAGGCAAGGTTTCCGCCGAAGTCGGTAACTATGATTACACGGTCTATCAAGGTATGGTCACCGGCCCGCTGACTGACAAACTATCGGCCATGCTAGCGCTATCCACCATGGATCGCGGCGGCTTGCAGGAAAACGAAGTCAACGGTCAGAAATATGACGAAGAAGCCAGTGACTATGTGTCGTTGAGCCTGCAGCACATGACGACCGATCGCTGGATGAACACGCTGAAGGTCTCGGTTCGTGATTCCGATAAGCGTCGCTCGCAGCCCTATGTTATTTCTCCCTATTCAAGGGATTACATCCAACCGGTATTCGACCAAGATATTGGTAACTTTAGTAACTTCCCCGGTTTATTCCCCGGCCAAAACGCCACTAACCCGACCCAGGGCTACGATCGTGAGAACCCTGCTGTCCGAGATATTGATAAGGTGGCGGTCGATTTCACCCCGCGTGAATCGAATAAGCGTAAGTCGGCCACCTTTATCAGTGAATTCGATTTCGATGACTACCAGTTGAAGTACACCGGTGGCTGGTCGAAGTTCGAATACGATGAAGACTATGACAACGATGGTACCAACGCCGCTAATTCCGGTTTGAACTGGGATAATATTAGTTACTATGGCGTCGCCCCAGTATCGAGTTTTAATGGCGGTTACGCTTTAACCCCGTCATTCCAAACCCGTCCGTTTGAACTGGCGAGCACCACGCAGTCACATGAACTACAGCTAAGCAGTCAGTTCGATAGCGCCGTTAACTTTATCGGTGGTTTGTATTACTACAACAGTGAAGAGACGCAATCGCTGCAGTTTCTCGAGCATAACGATGGCCTAATGGCGACCTATGCGCTTTATGCCGGCTCGACTCGCCCAGTGAGTGCAAATAATATTTTATACAGCGGTGAATCAGAGCTCGATACCACCTCTTATGCCGCCTATGGTCAGGCTGATTGGGATATCACCGATGCCACCAAGATTACTGCCGGCGTGCGTTACTCTTACGATGAGAAAGACGGTGGCGACGAGACCTACGCCCAGTTTGTCGGCGATCCGGCCGACCCGTATGTGACCCATGAGCAGAAAAAAGATTGGAGTAAAGTGACCGGCCGTTTGGGTATCGATCACAGTTTATCTGAAAACCACTTTGTCTATGGTTTTGTCGCCACCGGTTACCGTTCCGGTGGTTTTAACCTGATGGCACCGTCAGAGACCAGCGAAGTCGATACGGTTGAGCCAGAAGAATTGCTGTCCTATGAAATCGGCTACAAGGGCGGTTTTATGGATAACCGCATCAACTTGGCCACCGCTTTTTACTACTATGACTACCAAGATTTACAGGTACTAAAGGAAGATGTTGTTGGTGGTGTACCGGTTAAGACTTTCGAAAACGCAGCCGATGCAACAGCCTGGGGTATTGAGGGCGAGTTAACCGCCCTGTTGACTGAGCAACTGATGCTGACAGGTACCTACTCATATAACCAAACCGAGTTTGGTGATTATGAATCTATCGATAGCACCGCTTGTGCTCTAGGGCCAGAGGCTGCCGGTAACTCCGGCGCTGCGTTATGTACTGAACCTACCGACTTGACGGGCAATGAGTTTGCAAACTCTCCGGCGCATCAGGCATCGGTTAACCTGATCTATAACTGGGAATTGCTGGATTTAGATTGGCAGGCACTGGTTAGCTATCAGTACACCTCCGAGCAGTATTCGTCGGGCTTTAACGTCGATGAATATGACTTGATCGACAGCTATGATCGTTGGGATGCACGCATGACCATGGGCTCTGCTGAGCAGACCTGGTTGGTCACCGCTTATGTGAAAAACATTACCGATGATCGTAATGTTACTTTCCAGGGCCGCCCTAGTACGGTCAGTCATACAACATCGGCAGCACTCACTGATCCACGTTTGATTGGTCTTAAGTTGGACTATAACTTCTAATCCCCTTGCTTCTTTGCTGGGCTTTGACACGCCAAAGCCCAGTCGAGAAGCTTTTTTATTCTTATTCATTTTAATCGTTTTTTGTTAGCGCGATTTTTCTTTTTTCTTTTTTTATATTTCGGGATTAATGCTGTGTTTAAATTTGACCCTAACCAAAGTTATCAAATGCCCGCGCACTTCGGTCCACGCTACATCGGTGAAAAGTCCAGTGGCTGGTATCACGATGTCACCATGATGATGGTGTCCTATCGTACCGACAGGGAAAAACTGGCCGCCTATTTACCGGCGCCCTTCGAGGTTGCCGAAGAGGCTATTATCACGGTCTATTACGCCTGCAATAAGCAGGTGGATTGGCTCGCCGGCCATGGCTATAACATGCTGGGCGTCAACGCCTCGGTGGTTTATCAAGGTGAAAAAGAGCAGTTGAAGGGCTCTTATTCGCTGGTGATTTGGGAAAATCTCACCGACCCCATATTGGCGGGCCGCGAGTTGCAGGGCATCCCTAAAATATTCGCCGACATCCCCGATCACAGTGTGTTAAATAACGATTGGCAGTGTAATGCCAGCCACTTTGGCCACAAAATAATTGATCTAGGAATTACCGATTTACAGCCGGTGAGTGCTGCCGATATCGCCGCGCAACAAGAAGCCAATGCCGATAGTGACAACCCCATGGGGCTACGTTATATGCCCGCAATTGGTGGTTTTGGCCCGCCGGCGATCAATCAGGCCGTCACATTTCCGTCTAAGAGTGAGTTCAGTGAGGCCTATATTGGCACTGGTCATATCGATTGGCAGCAACTCACCTGGGAGCAAAACCCGACCCAGTTCCATATCGTCAACGCGTTGAAAGATCTGCCGGTACTTGAAATGCTGCCGGCCATCGTCACGCGCGGGAAAACCAATCTGATTTTACCCGAGCGTTGGTCTCGTCCCCTGGCATAAAAATAATATGCGGTATTGAATCCATTATGAAAATTTCAGAAATCAATAAAATCTGCTATGTCGGGGCCGGGACCATGGGCTGCGCTAATGCGATGATGGCAGCACTCGCTGGCTATGAGGTAGTGTTGTATGACATCGCCAAAGAGAGCTTGGCGCAGGTCCCCAGCCGCTTGTTGGAGGTGACTGATTACCTGCAGAAAAACGGCTATGCAGAGGCTGATAATATCGCTCTGGCAATGACACGAGTAACGACCAGCTCGTCACTGGAGGCGGCGCTGACCGGTGTCGATTTGGTCAGCGAGTCTGTGTTGGAACGACTCGATGTGAAACATCAAGTGCACGACCAACTCGATCATCTGTGTGCCCCATCGGTGATTGTGACCACCAATACTTCCAATATACCGCTGTCATCCATCGCCGAGGTAGTGGTGCATCGTGAGCGTTTTGCGGCTCTGCATTCGCATTTAGGTTCGCCGTTGATCGATATTGTGGGTACCACTAAAACCAGCGCCGGTACGGTGGATATTCTTACCCGCTATGTCGAAAGCATCAACTGCATTCCCCTGGTACTAAAAAAGGAAAACCCCGGTTATGTGTTAAACGCCATGCTGGGGCCAGTACTGACCATCGCGATGATTCTGGTGATCGAAGGGGTGGCGACAATAGAAGAGGTCGACCGCGCTTGGATGCAGCATCGCCGAGCAGCGATCGGCCCGTTTGGTATGATGGATGCTTTCGGAATCAATATTATCGCCGACAGTTGGCAGCAGCGTGAAGATGATGACGATAATCTCAAAGCTAAAATTACCGGCTTCTTGGCCCCCTATATGGCAGCCAATACGCTAGGGTTGAAGTCGTCGAAGGGTTTTTATCAATACCCTGATCCGGTCTATCAGCAGGCAGAGTTTTTCGATACTGATAAAGATCTATCGTTTGTGCACAGCTCTATTGTTGCAGTACTCATCTCTAATGCGGTGACTATTGCTGAAAAAGACGTGGCCGAACCGCAGGAAATCGATCGCGCTTGGATGGCAGCCACCCATTTAGACATCGGGCCGTTCGGTATAGTGGACGAGCTTGGCAGCGCAGAAACAGTGGCATTGTTCGAACAACTTGCCGGTTTTGGTCTGCTGCCACCACAAGCGGTAACCCAGTTGGTGAATTTTTTACAATCTTATACCTGTGATAGGGGTGCGCCTGATGAGTGATATGACGATGACGAATAGCCAGCAGGACGATGCGGTGTTGAGTGAACAGCAATTAGCAGCCCTCATCACCAAGACTCAAGGCGCGGTGGATAATTTGACTGCCATCGGCGGTGCCTTTGAAGTGCAATCGCGTGATGTTTTTGGTCAGGCCAACGATGTTTTTACCGTCGCTCCTAACAGCCTGCGTGATACTTATGCCAGCTGTTTAGGTCATGGCGACAAGACCTTCGTGGTCTATCATGAACAGCGCTTGAGTTTTAATCAGGTATACCAGCAGGCGGTGTGTTTGGCCGAGGCGCTGGCAAGCGATTACGGTATCGCAAAGGGCGACCGGGTGGCTATCGCCATGCGAAACAACCCCGAGTGGATGGTGACGTTTATGGCGGTAACATCGCTGGGCGCTATCGCCGTACCGATCAACTCCTGGTGGACCACACAGGAGCTGGCCTTCGGTCTGAAAGACTGT
The sequence above is drawn from the Sinobacterium norvegicum genome and encodes:
- a CDS encoding acetoacetate decarboxylase family protein yields the protein MPAHFGPRYIGEKSSGWYHDVTMMMVSYRTDREKLAAYLPAPFEVAEEAIITVYYACNKQVDWLAGHGYNMLGVNASVVYQGEKEQLKGSYSLVIWENLTDPILAGRELQGIPKIFADIPDHSVLNNDWQCNASHFGHKIIDLGITDLQPVSAADIAAQQEANADSDNPMGLRYMPAIGGFGPPAINQAVTFPSKSEFSEAYIGTGHIDWQQLTWEQNPTQFHIVNALKDLPVLEMLPAIVTRGKTNLILPERWSRPLA
- a CDS encoding TonB-dependent receptor, whose product is MSIKMKMKPLAQSVAVATLLMSGVAGAEQLQLEEIVVTATKRSTNLMETSVAISAFDSSTIEDLGIKDAQDLAVNTPSLSVAPSRVSIRGIGRTNLALGSDPGVGLYVDGVYSTETDMFGASNFLDVERIEVLRGPQGTLYGRNSVGGAINFISKTPNSEELEGKVSAEVGNYDYTVYQGMVTGPLTDKLSAMLALSTMDRGGLQENEVNGQKYDEEASDYVSLSLQHMTTDRWMNTLKVSVRDSDKRRSQPYVISPYSRDYIQPVFDQDIGNFSNFPGLFPGQNATNPTQGYDRENPAVRDIDKVAVDFTPRESNKRKSATFISEFDFDDYQLKYTGGWSKFEYDEDYDNDGTNAANSGLNWDNISYYGVAPVSSFNGGYALTPSFQTRPFELASTTQSHELQLSSQFDSAVNFIGGLYYYNSEETQSLQFLEHNDGLMATYALYAGSTRPVSANNILYSGESELDTTSYAAYGQADWDITDATKITAGVRYSYDEKDGGDETYAQFVGDPADPYVTHEQKKDWSKVTGRLGIDHSLSENHFVYGFVATGYRSGGFNLMAPSETSEVDTVEPEELLSYEIGYKGGFMDNRINLATAFYYYDYQDLQVLKEDVVGGVPVKTFENAADATAWGIEGELTALLTEQLMLTGTYSYNQTEFGDYESIDSTACALGPEAAGNSGAALCTEPTDLTGNEFANSPAHQASVNLIYNWELLDLDWQALVSYQYTSEQYSSGFNVDEYDLIDSYDRWDARMTMGSAEQTWLVTAYVKNITDDRNVTFQGRPSTVSHTTSAALTDPRLIGLKLDYNF
- a CDS encoding 3-hydroxyacyl-CoA dehydrogenase, whose product is MKISEINKICYVGAGTMGCANAMMAALAGYEVVLYDIAKESLAQVPSRLLEVTDYLQKNGYAEADNIALAMTRVTTSSSLEAALTGVDLVSESVLERLDVKHQVHDQLDHLCAPSVIVTTNTSNIPLSSIAEVVVHRERFAALHSHLGSPLIDIVGTTKTSAGTVDILTRYVESINCIPLVLKKENPGYVLNAMLGPVLTIAMILVIEGVATIEEVDRAWMQHRRAAIGPFGMMDAFGINIIADSWQQREDDDDNLKAKITGFLAPYMAANTLGLKSSKGFYQYPDPVYQQAEFFDTDKDLSFVHSSIVAVLISNAVTIAEKDVAEPQEIDRAWMAATHLDIGPFGIVDELGSAETVALFEQLAGFGLLPPQAVTQLVNFLQSYTCDRGAPDE